Proteins from one Oscillatoria nigro-viridis PCC 7112 genomic window:
- the iscB gene encoding RNA-guided endonuclease IscB has translation MVLNNLGVQECQSRMMRKCHVRFVGERDTATYALLPDLKVEVTAPQKPITLKLDPGSTTTGIALVQGEEVIFGAQLAHRGQSIKASLESRRSLRRGRRNRHTRYRKARFLNRTRSQGWLAPSLQHRVETILTWVTRLMKVAPISSIAQELVRFDLQQLENPEISGLEYQQGVLCGYEVREYLLNKWERKCAYCGVTDTPLQVEHIHPKAKGGSNRISNLCLACEKCNVKKGTQDIEQFLSKKPDVLKKILSQAKRPLKDAAVVNSTRWALFNRLGMTGLPVSTGSGGLTKFNRTRLQLPKSHWLDAACVGRVEELKVLTSQPLLIKAAGHGTRQMCGTDRFGFPIRHRSKKQIHLGFQTGDIVGATVTAGKKVGSYVGRILCRASGSFDIATMKGRVAGISHKYCKPIHKKDGYSYGF, from the coding sequence GGAGAGGGATACGGCGACGTATGCCCTCTTACCCGACCTCAAAGTAGAGGTAACAGCACCCCAAAAACCAATCACTCTTAAATTAGACCCTGGCTCCACAACCACGGGAATCGCATTAGTGCAAGGAGAGGAGGTAATCTTTGGTGCACAACTAGCTCACCGAGGTCAATCAATTAAAGCCAGTTTGGAGTCTCGCCGTTCACTGCGTAGAGGCAGGAGAAATCGTCATACTCGTTATCGAAAAGCAAGATTTCTAAATAGAACTCGCTCTCAAGGATGGCTGGCTCCAAGCCTACAACATCGTGTTGAAACAATCCTGACATGGGTAACTAGATTGATGAAAGTCGCCCCCATTAGTTCTATTGCTCAAGAACTTGTGCGATTCGACTTACAACAACTAGAAAATCCAGAGATTAGTGGACTGGAGTATCAGCAAGGCGTTTTATGTGGTTACGAAGTCCGCGAATATTTGCTGAATAAATGGGAGAGAAAGTGCGCGTATTGTGGAGTTACGGATACGCCGCTACAAGTCGAACACATTCATCCCAAAGCCAAAGGCGGATCTAATCGTATTTCTAATCTTTGCCTTGCCTGTGAAAAATGCAATGTCAAGAAAGGAACTCAAGACATTGAGCAATTCCTCTCTAAGAAGCCAGATGTCTTGAAAAAGATTCTATCTCAAGCAAAACGTCCTTTAAAAGACGCAGCAGTAGTTAATTCAACTCGCTGGGCGTTATTTAACCGACTCGGTATGACTGGCTTACCAGTTTCTACTGGCAGTGGTGGCTTGACAAAATTCAATCGCACTCGTTTGCAGCTACCTAAATCCCACTGGTTAGATGCTGCTTGCGTAGGCAGAGTTGAAGAATTAAAGGTGCTGACTTCTCAACCGCTCCTAATAAAAGCAGCAGGACACGGTACTCGACAAATGTGTGGCACGGATCGGTTTGGCTTCCCAATTCGACATAGATCAAAAAAGCAGATCCATTTGGGTTTTCAAACTGGCGATATCGTTGGCGCGACAGTCACCGCAGGCAAGAAAGTCGGTTCTTATGTAGGACGAATCCTTTGCCGTGCATCCGGTTCGTTCGACATCGCCACAATGAAGGGAAGAGTAGCAGGAATTAGTCATAAATATTGCAAACCTATTCACAAAAAAGATGGCTATTCCTATGGATTTTAA
- a CDS encoding DUF4347 domain-containing protein, translating to MSSTIAQFNSQSSLEKRPVRSLVFIDAGVKDYESITAGVLPGQQVVILDRTKNGIEQITSEMEKYASTKGAIDSVHIISHGSSGSLQLGNTALGSDNIEQYKSQLDSWQTSLAPEADIMLYGCDVASGTGANFVDRFSQLTGADVAASTNTTGRDGDWNLEFAKGPIETPLALQPEAMASYQGDLATIAVTNNSDSGPGSLRAAIATAVAGDTITFAPGLASQTITLTSGQLDIPVGKNITIDGAAAPGLTISGNNASRAFFVNANVATATTFAVKNLIITNGKTTDRGGAIGTTDEVNLTVDNVQFNNNVADKGGGAIFGNFNNTLTVTNSKFNGNAATAANDERGAGAIGFLSFKTITVTNSEFTNNKGINGGAINSLQGKLTIDNSRFIGNDTTAASYATGQENPGLRGNGGAIYTDRASNPSEASGTIKITNSVFQNNKGQGEGGAAYLFTGSQDNVILEKTTFQNNEVMALTGSPNGGNPGNGGGVTILSDSTNKGLTIANTTFAGNKANNQGGGLWMRNAPTTITNSTFSGNSTAFAVGDFNKLGGAMTLGAPTTILNTTIADNSAGWVGGGIFADANNVTLKNTILSNNTAANGGNPWGIQQHVTAQYSDLGGNFQWPVINTDTKVTTSVTIADPLLGPLQNLNGALVRPLLIGSPAIDKGIATGAPATDQRGVTRPQDGDSIPGAIVDSGSFELGGSVVPVPTPTPAPTPTPAPTPTPTPTPAPTPTPAPTPTPTPTPAPTPTPAPTPTPTPTPAPTPTPAPTPTPTPTPAPTPTPAPTPAPTPTPAPTPTETPTPTPAPTPTPAPTPTETPTPTPAPTPTPAPTPAPTPTPAPTPTPTPEPTPTPTPTPAPTPTPAPTPAPTPTPAPTPTPAPTPAPTPTPAPTPTPAVDDCLLHSLNAPQLDPATITPNPVQQTINGGEDSDFIMGSVINESINGLAGNDTLYGMGGNDNIDGGADNDSLFGNEGSDFISGGAGNDTIYGGKDNDTLVGADGSDFLRGDLGNDTVAGGVGNDSIFGGKDDDILLGEDGDDYILGNLGNDTINAGNGNDIAFGNEGADLIFGLLGNDTLYGGKENDSLDGGEGNDLLLGGNENDVLCGDIGNDTLYAGKGNDILSGGSGADFLSGDVGDDTLTGGSGNDVFFLNQSVGSDIINDFHKGEDLIGLNSGLSFNQLSITSSNNQTLITVTDTNQLLAKLNGITPGILTASDFTQVTI from the coding sequence ATGAGTTCTACGATCGCTCAATTTAACTCACAATCTTCTTTGGAAAAACGGCCAGTGCGCTCTTTAGTCTTCATTGACGCCGGCGTGAAAGATTACGAGTCAATTACAGCGGGAGTGCTGCCGGGACAGCAGGTAGTAATACTCGATCGCACCAAAAACGGCATCGAACAAATCACCTCGGAGATGGAAAAATACGCCTCTACTAAGGGGGCGATAGACTCGGTTCACATTATTTCTCACGGCAGTTCTGGCAGCCTACAATTAGGCAATACCGCTCTGGGTTCAGATAACATAGAGCAATACAAAAGCCAGTTGGACTCGTGGCAAACTTCACTAGCCCCAGAAGCAGACATCATGCTGTACGGCTGCGATGTAGCAAGCGGTACAGGTGCTAATTTCGTGGATCGATTCAGTCAATTAACCGGGGCTGACGTTGCGGCATCTACCAACACAACCGGCCGTGACGGCGACTGGAATTTAGAATTTGCTAAGGGCCCAATTGAAACTCCCTTAGCCTTGCAGCCAGAGGCTATGGCAAGTTACCAAGGTGATTTAGCTACGATCGCAGTAACCAACAATAGCGATAGCGGGCCGGGTTCATTAAGGGCCGCAATCGCCACCGCTGTTGCCGGCGATACAATTACCTTCGCTCCAGGTTTAGCCAGCCAAACTATTACCCTCACCAGCGGTCAACTCGATATTCCCGTTGGCAAAAATATCACCATTGACGGCGCCGCTGCACCCGGTTTAACCATCAGCGGCAACAACGCATCGCGCGCCTTTTTTGTCAATGCCAACGTTGCGACTGCTACCACTTTTGCTGTCAAAAACCTCATTATTACTAACGGCAAAACTACCGATCGAGGTGGCGCGATCGGCACAACCGACGAAGTAAACCTGACAGTAGACAATGTTCAGTTCAACAACAACGTCGCCGATAAAGGTGGCGGCGCAATTTTCGGTAATTTCAACAATACCCTGACTGTTACCAACAGTAAATTCAACGGCAACGCAGCCACCGCAGCTAACGATGAACGCGGTGCAGGTGCGATCGGCTTTTTGAGTTTCAAAACTATTACAGTCACCAACAGCGAATTCACCAACAACAAAGGAATTAACGGCGGGGCAATTAACAGCCTTCAAGGTAAGCTGACAATTGACAACTCCCGATTCATCGGCAACGACACTACCGCAGCCTCTTACGCCACAGGCCAAGAGAATCCTGGTTTAAGGGGTAACGGTGGCGCTATTTACACAGACAGGGCCAGCAATCCGAGCGAAGCTTCCGGCACAATCAAGATTACCAATAGCGTATTTCAGAACAATAAAGGTCAAGGTGAAGGAGGCGCAGCTTATCTGTTCACCGGCAGCCAAGACAATGTAATTTTGGAAAAAACCACCTTCCAAAATAACGAAGTTATGGCGCTCACAGGCAGCCCCAATGGTGGAAATCCTGGAAATGGTGGTGGGGTAACGATTTTGAGCGACAGCACCAACAAGGGATTGACCATTGCCAACACCACCTTTGCTGGCAACAAAGCCAATAATCAAGGTGGCGGGCTGTGGATGCGAAATGCCCCTACGACGATTACTAACAGTACGTTTTCTGGCAATTCCACGGCGTTTGCTGTTGGTGATTTCAACAAACTCGGCGGTGCAATGACTCTTGGTGCACCCACAACCATTCTCAACACGACGATCGCCGATAATTCTGCAGGCTGGGTTGGTGGAGGTATCTTCGCCGATGCCAATAATGTCACCCTCAAAAACACGATTCTTTCCAACAATACAGCGGCTAACGGAGGAAACCCTTGGGGCATTCAGCAACACGTCACCGCCCAATATAGCGATCTAGGAGGGAATTTTCAGTGGCCGGTGATTAACACCGATACCAAGGTGACGACAAGTGTGACGATCGCAGACCCCTTACTCGGCCCTTTGCAAAACCTCAACGGCGCTTTAGTCAGGCCGCTGCTGATAGGAAGTCCGGCAATTGATAAAGGGATTGCCACCGGCGCACCCGCTACGGATCAGCGCGGCGTGACTCGCCCTCAAGATGGCGACAGCATTCCAGGTGCGATCGTGGACAGCGGCTCTTTTGAATTGGGAGGTAGTGTCGTCCCGGTGCCGACTCCAACTCCCGCACCGACTCCAACTCCCGCGCCGACTCCGACTCCCACACCGACGCCCGCGCCGACTCCAACTCCCGCACCGACTCCAACTCCCACACCGACGCCCGCGCCGACTCCAACTCCCGCGCCGACTCCAACTCCCACACCGACGCCCGCGCCGACTCCAACTCCCGCACCGACTCCAACTCCCACACCGACGCCCGCGCCGACTCCAACTCCCGCACCGACTCCGGCGCCAACTCCCACACCTGCGCCGACTCCAACTGAGACTCCGACACCCACACCCGCACCGACTCCCACACCTGCGCCGACTCCAACTGAGACTCCGACACCCACACCCGCACCGACTCCCACACCTGCGCCGACTCCGGCGCCGACTCCGACGCCCGCGCCGACTCCGACACCCACGCCCGAACCCACTCCAACTCCGACACCCACACCCGCACCGACTCCCACACCTGCGCCGACTCCGGCGCCGACACCAACTCCCGCACCGACTCCCACACCTGCGCCGACTCCGGCGCCGACACCAACTCCCGCGCCGACTCCAACTCCGGCCGTAGATGATTGCCTACTCCATAGCCTCAACGCCCCGCAACTAGATCCTGCCACCATCACCCCCAACCCCGTCCAACAAACTATCAACGGCGGCGAGGATAGCGATTTCATCATGGGCAGTGTCATCAACGAGTCAATTAACGGACTTGCCGGCAACGATACTCTCTACGGCATGGGCGGCAATGACAACATTGACGGCGGCGCAGATAACGACTCACTCTTCGGCAATGAAGGCAGCGATTTCATCTCTGGCGGCGCTGGCAACGATACCATCTACGGCGGCAAAGATAATGACACTCTTGTTGGCGCCGATGGCAGCGATTTTTTAAGGGGAGATTTAGGCAATGATACAGTTGCCGGTGGCGTTGGCAACGACAGCATTTTCGGCGGCAAAGATGACGATATCTTGCTGGGTGAAGATGGCGACGACTACATTTTAGGAAACTTAGGAAATGACACAATTAATGCTGGAAACGGCAACGATATTGCCTTTGGCAATGAAGGTGCAGACCTGATTTTTGGCTTATTGGGAAATGATACCCTGTACGGCGGCAAAGAAAACGACAGTCTCGATGGCGGTGAGGGCAACGACTTGCTGTTGGGCGGCAATGAAAATGATGTGCTTTGCGGCGACATCGGTAACGATACCCTGTACGCTGGCAAAGGTAATGATATTCTCAGCGGTGGCAGCGGTGCCGATTTCCTTTCCGGGGATGTTGGGGACGATACTTTGACTGGTGGTTCGGGAAATGATGTGTTTTTCCTCAATCAAAGTGTGGGTAGCGACATCATTAATGATTTCCATAAGGGAGAGGATTTAATTGGGTTGAATTCTGGTTTGAGTTTTAATCAACTCAGTATTACTTCCAGCAACAATCAGACTTTGATTACTGTGACGGACACCAATCAATTGTTGGCGAAGCTTAACGGTATTACGCCCGGTATTCTCACTGCTAGCGATTTCACTCAGGTAACAATCTAA
- a CDS encoding DUF4347 domain-containing protein: protein MSSTFATNMDSQSVLRKAGSKSIVFIDSDLDDYQTLAGGVLPGAEIVILDKNGNGVEQITAKLQTISAAGETVDEVHVFSHGNSGSLQLGSATLNSDNLPQYESQLQQWRNALSDKADIVLYGCDVAAGSGSDFVDRLGELTGADIAASSDRTGRGGNWNLEFAKGDIEAPLALTPEAMADYQGTLATITVTNSNDSGPGSLRDAIASAAAGDTIEFASTLASQTITLTSGQLVINKNLTIDAVGAANLTISGNNASRVIRTEGATNVTLKNLIVANGKVSGTDPNNEATSAGGGIQTGGSSTLTLENCQVNNNVAGFGGGIYTGFRSTTTVINSKFSGNDGSLADNTERGGGAIATKSGGVLTIRDSDFTNNKGSYGGAVNNLLGSMTIENSKFTGNRTEKGVGGAVYVDGANASGPNATPGPVAGTIAIRNSIFDGNIGAREGGAGFLFGYLQDKIVLENSTFVNNKAVKDLAGVGGSGGAIRHGNVDLTVTNSTFANNQAEDNGGGLWSGGNGNISIVNSTFSGNSAAKQGGAMVVANRDSFSTNIVNSTFAKNTAEFSGGIANFNDPVKSPITVKNSIFDRNTASNSFKTRQHTGRELIDGGNNLQFPAKLTVGDPNDSNVTASIKIADPLLGPLQNINGAFVLPLLIGSPAIDTGTGAGAPATDQRGVSRPQDGDNNGSAIVDIGAYEFNPTVTPTPTPTPTPTPTPTPTPTPTPTPTPTPTPTPTPTPTPTPTPTPTPTPTPTPTPTPTPTPAPTPAPAPTPTPTPIADDCLFDAVSAPELNSATITPNPVQQTINGGEGTDFIMGGVINESINGLAGNDTLYGMGGNDNIDGGADNDSLFGNEGSDFISGGAGNDTIYAGKDNDTVVGGEGDDLLRGDLGNDTVAGGVGNDSIFGGKDDDILLGEDGDDYILGNLGNDTINAGNGNDIAFGNEGADLIFGLLGNDTLYGGKENDSLDGGEGNDLLLGGNENDVLCGDIGNDTLYGGKGNDILSGGSGADFLSGDVGDDTLTGGSGNDVFFLNQSVGSDIINDFHKGEDLIGLNSGLSFNQLSITSSNNQTLITVTDTNQLLAKLNNITPGILSASDFITL from the coding sequence ATGAGTTCAACTTTTGCCACCAACATGGATTCACAATCTGTTCTCCGCAAGGCTGGTTCTAAATCTATTGTCTTCATTGATTCCGACTTAGATGACTATCAAACTCTTGCCGGTGGCGTGCTTCCCGGTGCAGAGATCGTCATTTTAGATAAAAATGGCAACGGAGTCGAGCAAATCACTGCGAAACTGCAAACAATTTCTGCTGCGGGGGAAACTGTAGACGAAGTTCACGTTTTTTCTCACGGCAATTCTGGCAGCTTGCAGCTAGGTTCTGCAACCTTGAATTCGGATAATTTACCGCAATATGAAAGCCAGTTGCAACAGTGGCGAAATGCGCTAAGCGACAAAGCAGATATTGTGCTTTACGGTTGCGATGTTGCGGCGGGTTCGGGAAGCGATTTTGTCGATCGCCTGGGCGAGTTAACCGGGGCTGATATTGCGGCATCTAGCGATCGCACTGGCCGCGGTGGTAACTGGAATTTGGAATTTGCCAAGGGTGATATTGAAGCACCGCTAGCCTTGACTCCAGAGGCAATGGCGGATTATCAAGGGACTTTAGCAACTATTACCGTTACTAACAGTAATGATAGCGGGCCGGGTTCATTGAGAGATGCGATCGCCTCCGCAGCAGCCGGCGATACCATTGAATTTGCCTCCACACTTGCCAGCCAAACAATTACTCTCACTTCCGGTCAACTTGTCATCAACAAAAACTTGACAATTGATGCAGTTGGTGCAGCGAATTTAACCATCAGCGGCAACAATGCTTCGCGGGTAATCCGCACAGAAGGTGCAACAAATGTTACTCTAAAAAACCTGATTGTTGCCAACGGCAAAGTTTCTGGAACCGATCCGAATAATGAGGCAACTAGCGCCGGTGGTGGCATTCAAACAGGAGGTAGCAGCACTTTAACTTTAGAAAATTGCCAAGTCAATAATAATGTGGCCGGTTTTGGTGGCGGCATTTACACGGGTTTCCGCAGCACGACGACTGTAATTAACAGCAAGTTTAGCGGCAATGACGGTTCGCTAGCGGATAATACCGAACGCGGTGGCGGCGCGATCGCCACTAAAAGCGGCGGTGTTCTGACTATCAGAGATAGCGACTTTACCAACAACAAAGGCAGCTACGGCGGGGCTGTTAATAACCTGTTGGGCAGCATGACGATCGAAAACTCTAAATTCACAGGCAACCGCACAGAAAAAGGCGTTGGCGGGGCAGTTTACGTCGATGGCGCTAATGCTTCGGGGCCGAATGCAACCCCCGGCCCCGTTGCCGGAACTATTGCTATCCGCAACAGCATTTTTGATGGCAATATCGGAGCCAGAGAAGGAGGAGCGGGATTTTTATTTGGCTATCTTCAAGATAAGATAGTTTTGGAAAATAGCACATTTGTTAACAATAAAGCTGTTAAGGATCTAGCAGGAGTTGGAGGTTCTGGAGGCGCAATTCGTCACGGTAATGTGGATCTTACTGTAACAAACTCCACTTTTGCTAATAACCAAGCTGAAGATAATGGGGGCGGTTTGTGGTCAGGAGGGAATGGAAATATCAGCATTGTCAACAGTACATTTTCCGGCAACAGCGCTGCTAAGCAGGGCGGAGCAATGGTTGTCGCTAACAGAGATTCATTTTCGACTAACATCGTCAATTCGACTTTTGCTAAAAATACCGCTGAATTTTCGGGAGGTATTGCTAATTTTAACGATCCGGTGAAATCGCCAATTACTGTCAAGAATTCGATTTTTGATAGGAATACGGCAAGTAACTCTTTTAAAACTAGGCAGCACACTGGACGGGAACTCATCGATGGGGGAAACAATCTTCAATTTCCCGCTAAACTGACGGTGGGAGATCCTAATGATAGTAATGTTACGGCAAGTATTAAGATCGCAGACCCCTTACTCGGCCCTTTGCAAAATATTAACGGCGCTTTCGTGCTGCCCCTGCTGATAGGAAGTCCGGCAATTGATACGGGTACTGGTGCGGGCGCGCCGGCGACAGATCAGCGCGGTGTGAGTCGCCCTCAAGATGGTGATAATAACGGAAGTGCGATCGTTGATATTGGCGCTTATGAATTTAACCCTACAGTCACGCCGACTCCGACTCCGACTCCGACTCCCACGCCGACTCCGACTCCCACGCCGACTCCGACTCCGACTCCGACTCCCACGCCGACTCCGACTCCAACTCCGACTCCCACGCCGACTCCCACTCCGACTCCGACTCCAACTCCCACTCCCACTCCGACTCCGACTCCCACTCCCACGCCCGCGCCCACGCCCGCGCCCGCGCCCACTCCAACTCCAACACCGATTGCAGATGATTGCTTATTCGATGCAGTCAGCGCCCCGGAATTAAACTCTGCCACCATCACCCCCAACCCCGTCCAACAAACTATCAACGGCGGCGAGGGTACCGATTTCATCATGGGCGGTGTCATCAACGAGTCAATTAACGGACTTGCCGGCAACGATACTCTCTACGGCATGGGCGGCAATGACAACATTGACGGCGGCGCAGATAACGACTCACTCTTCGGCAATGAAGGCAGCGATTTCATCTCTGGCGGCGCTGGCAACGATACCATCTACGCTGGCAAGGATAATGACACTGTGGTTGGTGGTGAGGGCGACGACTTGTTGAGGGGAGATTTAGGCAATGATACAGTTGCCGGCGGTGTTGGCAACGACAGCATTTTCGGCGGCAAAGATGACGATATCTTGCTGGGTGAAGATGGAGACGACTACATTTTAGGCAACTTAGGAAATGACACAATTAATGCTGGAAATGGCAACGATATTGCCTTTGGCAATGAAGGTGCAGACCTGATTTTTGGCTTATTGGGAAATGATACCCTGTACGGCGGCAAAGAAAACGACAGTCTCGATGGCGGTGAGGGCAACGACTTGCTGTTGGGCGGCAATGAAAACGATGTGCTTTGCGGCGACATCGGTAACGATACGCTTTATGGCGGAAAAGGTAATGATATTCTCAGCGGTGGCAGCGGTGCCGATTTCCTTTCCGGGGATGTTGGGGACGATACTTTGACTGGTGGTTCGGGAAATGATGTGTTTTTCCTCAATCAAAGTGTGGGTAGCGACATCATTAATGATTTCCATAAGGGAGAGGATTTAATTGGGTTGAATTCTGGTTTGAGTTTTAATCAACTCAGTATTACTTCCAGCAACAATCAGACTTTGATTACTGTGACGGACACCAATCAATTGTTGGCGAAGCTTAACAATATTACCCCGGGTATTCTCAGCGCTAGCGATTTCATTACTCTGTAG
- a CDS encoding PEP-CTERM sorting domain-containing protein (PEP-CTERM proteins occur, often in large numbers, in the proteomes of bacteria that also encode an exosortase, a predicted intramembrane cysteine proteinase. The presence of a PEP-CTERM domain at a protein's C-terminus predicts cleavage within the sorting domain, followed by covalent anchoring to some some component of the (usually Gram-negative) cell surface. Many PEP-CTERM proteins exhibit an unusual sequence composition that includes large numbers of potential glycosylation sites. Expression of one such protein has been shown restore the ability of a bacterium to form floc, a type of biofilm.) produces the protein MSIPAPPPAAGNPGPLTITFDRPVAAAGTQIAVDDTFLFTASIWAFDSNNNLLGSFSTQGTSSLALDNSAQFLGVRSDAANISRLVYSSLEGDSLPFGNPCGERDSFASRALGINSLSIAEAVPEPSSIAATIVAGLGLLAVKIKKRLAKGFLQG, from the coding sequence TTGTCTATACCAGCCCCGCCGCCAGCAGCAGGAAACCCTGGCCCGCTGACGATTACCTTCGATCGCCCGGTAGCGGCTGCCGGGACGCAAATAGCGGTAGATGATACTTTTTTATTCACTGCATCGATCTGGGCCTTTGACAGTAATAATAATTTGTTAGGCAGTTTTTCAACCCAAGGAACCTCCTCATTAGCCCTGGATAATTCAGCGCAATTTCTCGGAGTTCGCAGCGATGCTGCTAACATTTCGCGACTCGTCTATAGCAGTTTGGAGGGCGATTCCCTACCCTTCGGGAACCCCTGCGGGGAACGGGATAGCTTCGCTTCACGCGCTTTGGGCATCAATTCTCTCAGTATTGCCGAAGCCGTGCCGGAACCCAGCAGCATTGCTGCCACAATTGTTGCTGGATTGGGGTTGTTGGCAGTCAAAATTAAGAAACGCCTAGCTAAGGGTTTTTTACAGGGCTAG
- a CDS encoding response regulator transcription factor: MNSQTPKRQRAIILTSEGIDKFPAAKAEVKTYDNCYHHYTIEVLGDRTNKESDNFIKVLVKQILDRVGAIVVEIAGQVQFMTQRAEQLLNQYFLSRAPHSLPELLQHWFKQQISRLTFNGNIPSSCLPLYIQQAGRQLIVRLIPDPIGEQYLLLLEEEELQSFSISTLESLGLTKREAEVLFWITKDKSNAGIAKVLGCSEGTVRKHLEHLYEKLSVQTRTAAVMVALEKLGLLPK, from the coding sequence ATGAATTCACAGACACCAAAGCGTCAGCGCGCAATTATTTTGACATCTGAAGGTATTGATAAATTCCCAGCAGCAAAAGCTGAGGTCAAAACTTACGATAATTGCTATCACCATTATACTATCGAAGTTTTAGGCGATCGCACTAACAAAGAGTCAGATAATTTCATTAAGGTATTAGTCAAGCAAATCTTGGATCGGGTAGGGGCGATAGTTGTGGAGATTGCAGGGCAGGTGCAATTCATGACTCAACGCGCCGAACAACTGTTGAATCAGTATTTTTTATCCCGCGCCCCACACTCATTGCCAGAACTATTACAACATTGGTTCAAGCAACAGATATCGCGACTCACATTCAACGGCAATATTCCATCTAGCTGTTTACCATTGTACATTCAACAAGCAGGCAGACAGTTGATCGTCCGTCTGATTCCCGATCCCATTGGAGAGCAATATCTCTTGCTGTTGGAGGAAGAAGAACTGCAATCATTCTCTATTTCGACCCTGGAATCGCTAGGACTCACCAAACGCGAGGCAGAGGTTCTTTTCTGGATTACCAAAGATAAAAGCAATGCAGGAATCGCTAAAGTGCTCGGTTGCAGCGAAGGAACAGTCCGAAAACATCTGGAGCATCTTTACGAGAAACTAAGCGTACAAACCCGGACGGCTGCTGTGATGGTTGCTCTGGAAAAGTTGGGGCTGCTGCCCAAGTAA
- a CDS encoding DUF1036 domain-containing protein, whose protein sequence is MLTICNKYTHGVWVAIMYYRPNCPDGGNWAKKGWWRLNPGECKVVYGGSLRSLNRYYCYYAEADNGANWSGPYVRPVPPQAFDWCEWTSSSQATNVGFRLLDINSYDNFTLNLTA, encoded by the coding sequence ATGCTCACAATTTGCAACAAGTATACACATGGTGTTTGGGTAGCTATTATGTACTATCGTCCCAACTGCCCCGATGGTGGGAATTGGGCAAAAAAAGGTTGGTGGCGGCTCAATCCTGGCGAATGCAAAGTGGTGTATGGGGGGAGTTTGCGTAGTCTGAATCGCTACTACTGCTACTATGCCGAGGCTGATAACGGAGCAAATTGGTCAGGGCCTTACGTGAGGCCTGTCCCTCCACAAGCATTTGACTGGTGTGAGTGGACAAGCAGCAGCCAAGCAACTAATGTCGGCTTCCGGTTGCTTGATATTAACAGTTACGACAATTTCACGCTGAATTTGACAGCATAA